The following proteins come from a genomic window of Nocardiopsis sp. YSL2:
- a CDS encoding class II histone deacetylase: MSAFAWYSHELCHWHDPGPGSGYVPVGPWVEPLRQHAVDPDLRRAEGLVRAAGVLDAFDCLTPGPASDRELELVHTARHVSRVEEASAAGGGDAGVYAHVNYHSARAARLAAGACAEAVRDVVSGGHERAYCLVRPPGHHAEPDRAMALCLFNNVAVGARTAQEQGLRRVMVLDWDVHHGNGVQKAFHEDPDVLYVSIHQDGLFPPGSGTITETGAGAGEGSTLNVPLPPGSGHDAYLAAFTRVVVPAARAFRPEIILVAAGVDASGHDPMGRMLCTSLTFHALTTGVCELAAELCGGRCVFVHEGGYSPWYQPMLVLGTASAIAGMPPPEDPFRHSLDHLPGQRLQPHQKRVIDFLCGHHPLMV; this comes from the coding sequence ATGTCCGCTTTCGCGTGGTACAGCCATGAGCTCTGCCACTGGCACGACCCCGGGCCGGGTTCGGGCTACGTCCCGGTCGGTCCGTGGGTCGAGCCGCTGCGGCAGCACGCCGTGGACCCCGATCTGCGCCGCGCGGAGGGACTGGTCAGAGCCGCGGGGGTCCTGGACGCCTTCGACTGCCTGACCCCCGGGCCCGCCTCTGACCGCGAGCTGGAGCTGGTGCACACGGCGCGGCACGTCTCCCGTGTCGAGGAGGCGTCCGCGGCCGGAGGGGGCGACGCCGGGGTGTACGCCCACGTGAACTACCACAGCGCGCGAGCGGCGCGACTCGCCGCCGGAGCGTGCGCGGAGGCGGTGCGCGACGTGGTCTCGGGCGGACACGAAAGGGCCTATTGCCTGGTCAGGCCGCCGGGTCATCACGCCGAGCCGGACCGCGCCATGGCCCTGTGCCTGTTCAACAACGTCGCCGTCGGGGCCCGGACCGCTCAGGAGCAGGGCCTGCGCAGGGTGATGGTGCTCGACTGGGACGTCCACCACGGCAACGGTGTCCAGAAGGCCTTCCACGAGGACCCGGACGTCCTGTACGTCTCGATCCACCAGGACGGGCTCTTCCCGCCGGGGTCCGGGACGATCACCGAGACAGGTGCCGGGGCCGGAGAGGGCAGCACCCTCAACGTCCCGCTGCCCCCGGGGTCGGGCCACGACGCCTACCTGGCCGCGTTCACGCGCGTGGTGGTACCCGCGGCGCGCGCGTTCCGTCCGGAGATCATCCTGGTGGCCGCGGGGGTGGACGCGAGCGGACACGACCCGATGGGCCGCATGCTGTGCACCAGCCTGACCTTCCACGCCCTGACCACGGGGGTGTGCGAACTCGCGGCGGAGCTGTGCGGCGGGCGCTGTGTGTTCGTGCACGAGGGCGGCTACTCCCCCTGGTACCAGCCCATGCTGGTGCTGGGCACGGCGAGCGCCATCGCGGGGATGCCGCCGCCCGAGGACCCCTTCCGCCACTCCCTCGACCACCTGCCCGGGCAGCGCCTCCAACCCCACCAGAAACGTGTGATCGACTTCCTGTGCGGGCACCACCCGCTGATGGTGTGA
- a CDS encoding transposase, protein MPSFTGSPTGPSPTRTRGRWLMSHPGPKLEPLDLSDEEREVLRGWIRKRKQSQDLVLRARIILLCDRTGLGGVPVSQCQVARDLGVNLATVRKWRRRFTERRLRGLTDAPRPGRPRAVTRDQVITVITESIDSDGGRPSTRAVAARAGVSQSTASRVIRAVIPVSGENAPY, encoded by the coding sequence ATGCCTTCCTTCACCGGGTCCCCCACAGGCCCGTCCCCCACACGAACCAGAGGGAGATGGTTGATGAGTCATCCCGGCCCCAAGCTCGAGCCGCTGGACCTGAGCGATGAAGAACGTGAGGTTCTCAGGGGGTGGATCAGAAAGCGCAAGCAGTCACAGGACCTCGTCCTCCGAGCCCGCATCATCCTGTTGTGTGATCGGACGGGGCTGGGCGGCGTCCCCGTGTCCCAGTGCCAGGTCGCCCGTGATCTGGGCGTGAACCTGGCCACGGTCCGCAAGTGGCGCAGACGCTTCACAGAGCGGCGGTTGAGGGGGCTGACCGACGCCCCACGGCCGGGACGACCGCGTGCCGTCACCAGGGATCAGGTCATCACGGTCATCACCGAGAGCATCGACTCCGATGGTGGACGTCCGTCGACCAGGGCCGTGGCCGCCAGGGCCGGAGTGTCCCAGTCGACGGCCTCCCGGGTGATCCGAGCCGTCATACCGGTGAGCGGAGAGAACGCGCCGTACTGA
- a CDS encoding MFS transporter, with amino-acid sequence MSDTTAAPARAGSRQWIGLGVLALPTLLASIDISVLNLAAPHISSDLDASGNELLWIIDIYAFMIAGFLVTMGTLGDRIGRRRLLLIGSALFGIASVLAALATSPEALIAARAFLGLAGATLMPSTLALISGMFEDPRERGVAIAVWATVFSVGIALGPIVGGALLQSFGWASVFLMAVPVMLVLLVLAPFLLPEFKDPGAGRLDLFSVVLSLGTLLPIVYGLKELARGGASSGALAALVAGLIVGVAFVLRQRVLDDPLLDLGLFRNRSFSVLLVAMLMTMVVAGGTYLFVTQYLQLVTGQTPLAAGLWLLPGALLLIVTSMSAPGLAASVRPAYVVAGGLVLSAVGHALLAFVDGSTSVTLTVVAFTLILGGGGPLIALGTDLILASAPAERAGSASALSETSTELGTALGVAVLGSLGAFVYRNSVAVPEGLDASATAATEDSLAAASVAAEQLPESGAAAAMEAAQAAFTSAVTVVGGLNAALSVVLALLIVAFLRHLAPMGDDQGAGEEPAPAPESVPSHTSPPGTE; translated from the coding sequence ATGAGCGACACGACAGCGGCTCCAGCGCGAGCCGGATCGAGGCAGTGGATCGGCTTGGGCGTTCTAGCCCTTCCCACGCTGCTGGCCTCGATCGACATCAGCGTGCTGAACCTCGCCGCTCCCCACATCAGTTCGGACCTCGACGCCAGCGGCAACGAGCTGCTGTGGATCATCGACATCTACGCCTTCATGATCGCGGGCTTCCTCGTGACCATGGGGACGCTCGGCGACCGGATCGGTCGCCGCAGGCTGCTCCTGATCGGCAGCGCGCTCTTCGGTATCGCCTCCGTGCTGGCCGCCCTCGCCACCTCCCCGGAGGCGCTGATCGCGGCGCGCGCCTTCCTGGGACTGGCCGGCGCCACACTCATGCCCTCAACCCTCGCCCTGATCAGCGGGATGTTCGAGGACCCACGGGAGCGGGGGGTCGCGATCGCGGTCTGGGCCACGGTCTTCTCGGTCGGCATCGCCCTGGGGCCGATCGTCGGCGGTGCCCTGCTCCAGTCCTTCGGGTGGGCCTCGGTCTTCCTCATGGCCGTACCGGTGATGCTCGTCCTGCTGGTCCTGGCTCCGTTCCTGCTGCCGGAGTTCAAGGACCCCGGCGCGGGCAGGCTCGACCTGTTCAGCGTCGTGCTGTCCCTCGGCACCCTGCTGCCGATCGTCTACGGTCTCAAGGAGCTGGCGCGCGGCGGCGCCTCCAGCGGTGCCCTGGCCGCGCTCGTGGCCGGCCTGATCGTCGGAGTCGCCTTCGTGCTCCGCCAGCGCGTGCTCGACGATCCGCTGCTGGACCTGGGCCTGTTCCGCAACAGGTCGTTCAGCGTCCTCCTGGTCGCCATGCTCATGACCATGGTCGTGGCGGGCGGCACCTACCTGTTCGTCACCCAGTACCTGCAACTGGTCACCGGGCAGACTCCGCTGGCCGCCGGTCTGTGGCTGCTGCCCGGAGCGCTCCTGCTCATCGTGACCTCCATGTCCGCGCCCGGCCTCGCCGCGTCCGTGCGGCCCGCCTACGTCGTCGCCGGCGGGCTGGTGCTGTCGGCCGTCGGCCACGCCCTGCTCGCCTTCGTCGACGGGTCGACCAGCGTGACCCTCACCGTGGTCGCCTTCACCCTCATCCTCGGCGGCGGCGGCCCGCTCATCGCGCTGGGCACCGACCTGATCCTCGCCTCCGCTCCGGCGGAGCGGGCCGGATCCGCGTCGGCCCTGTCCGAGACGAGCACGGAACTGGGCACCGCCCTCGGCGTCGCGGTGCTGGGCAGCCTCGGCGCCTTCGTCTACCGGAACTCCGTGGCCGTGCCGGAGGGCCTGGACGCCTCGGCGACCGCGGCCACCGAGGACTCGCTGGCCGCGGCGTCCGTGGCCGCCGAGCAACTGCCCGAATCCGGTGCCGCCGCCGCCATGGAGGCCGCCCAGGCCGCCTTCACCAGCGCCGTCACGGTGGTCGGCGGCCTCAACGCCGCGCTGTCGGTGGTCCTCGCCCTGCTGATCGTGGCCTTCCTCCGCCACCTGGCCCCGATGGGCGACGACCAGGGCGCCGGTGAGGAGCCGGCCCCGGCACCGGAGAGCGTTCCGAGTCACACGAGCCCGCCCGGGACTGAGTGA
- a CDS encoding DUF302 domain-containing protein, whose protein sequence is MDYARTITVDMPYRDAVPRVKEAFKAQGFGTLTEIDVQATLKEKLDLEMEPYLILGTCNPHLAHRALEVDREIGLLLPCNVVVRAQEHGTLVQALDPQVMVRVPEREELRPIAEEADARIRAALESLTS, encoded by the coding sequence ATGGACTACGCCCGGACGATCACCGTGGACATGCCGTACCGGGACGCCGTGCCGAGGGTGAAGGAGGCCTTCAAGGCCCAGGGGTTCGGCACGTTGACCGAGATCGACGTCCAGGCGACGTTGAAGGAGAAGTTGGACCTGGAGATGGAGCCCTACCTGATCCTGGGCACCTGCAATCCCCATCTCGCGCACCGGGCCCTGGAGGTCGATCGGGAGATCGGGCTGCTGTTGCCCTGCAATGTGGTGGTGCGCGCTCAGGAGCACGGCACCCTTGTCCAGGCGTTGGATCCGCAGGTGATGGTGCGTGTGCCCGAACGCGAGGAACTGCGCCCCATCGCCGAGGAGGCCGACGCCCGCATCCGGGCCGCTCTGGAATCGCTGACGTCCTGA
- a CDS encoding MBL fold metallo-hydrolase, protein MASGIDVQVIETSSLGDRSYLATDGEVALAVDPQRDVDRVIALAGRLGVRITHVLETHLHNDYVSGGLELSRLTGATYAMAADDRVSFQRMPIADGDVVEVSPNLRVRVIATPGHTFHHLSYALEGPQGVEGVFTGGSLLFGTTGRTDLLGHEHAETLARHQHASAHKLADLLPEGAHVWPTHGFGSFCSAAQTEGDASTVGREKELNPALRLASEEFVTETLSGLDAYPAYYAHMGVINLDGPDPVDLRAPTTADPLQLRRRLDAGEWVVDLRHRRAYVRAHLAGTVSLALDGSMATWLGWMIDWGAPVTLLGESTEQVATAQRELVRIGIDRVAAAATGAPEDLAAAPDQVRSMDTADFAALSAALEGSAPDGLPAPEVVLDVRMGNEWNASHVVGAVHIPLPELPHRLGEVPDGAVWVHCASGYRATAAASVLARAGRSVVVVDDAFDTAADQGVPMTAEPA, encoded by the coding sequence ATGGCTTCCGGCATCGACGTCCAGGTGATCGAGACGTCCTCACTGGGCGACCGCAGTTACCTGGCCACGGACGGCGAAGTGGCGCTGGCGGTCGATCCCCAGCGCGACGTCGACCGCGTCATCGCGCTGGCCGGGCGTCTGGGAGTGCGCATCACCCACGTGCTGGAGACCCACCTGCACAACGACTACGTCTCCGGTGGGCTGGAACTGTCGCGGCTGACCGGCGCGACCTACGCGATGGCGGCCGACGACAGGGTCTCCTTCCAACGGATGCCGATCGCCGACGGCGACGTGGTGGAGGTCTCCCCGAATCTGCGGGTGCGTGTCATCGCCACCCCCGGACACACCTTCCACCACCTCTCCTACGCGTTGGAGGGGCCCCAGGGAGTCGAAGGCGTGTTCACCGGAGGTTCGCTGCTGTTCGGCACCACCGGGCGCACCGACCTGCTGGGCCACGAGCACGCCGAAACGCTGGCCCGCCACCAGCACGCCTCCGCGCACAAGCTCGCCGACCTGCTCCCCGAAGGCGCGCACGTGTGGCCCACCCACGGCTTCGGCAGCTTCTGCTCGGCCGCCCAGACCGAAGGGGACGCCTCGACCGTGGGGCGGGAGAAGGAGCTCAACCCGGCGCTGCGCCTGGCCTCCGAGGAGTTCGTCACCGAGACCCTGTCGGGCCTGGACGCCTACCCCGCCTACTACGCCCACATGGGGGTGATCAACCTCGACGGCCCCGACCCGGTGGACCTGCGCGCGCCCACCACCGCGGATCCGCTCCAGCTGCGTCGGCGCCTGGACGCGGGTGAGTGGGTCGTGGACCTGCGCCACCGCAGGGCCTATGTCCGGGCGCACCTGGCCGGCACCGTCAGCCTGGCCCTGGACGGCTCGATGGCCACCTGGCTGGGCTGGATGATCGACTGGGGAGCCCCGGTCACCCTCCTCGGCGAGAGCACCGAACAGGTCGCGACGGCCCAGCGCGAGCTGGTGCGGATCGGCATCGACCGTGTCGCCGCCGCGGCCACCGGCGCCCCCGAGGACCTCGCCGCCGCACCCGACCAGGTCCGCAGCATGGACACCGCCGACTTCGCCGCCCTGTCCGCTGCCCTGGAGGGGTCGGCCCCCGACGGCCTGCCGGCGCCCGAGGTGGTGCTGGACGTGCGCATGGGCAACGAGTGGAACGCCTCTCACGTCGTCGGCGCCGTGCACATCCCGTTGCCCGAGTTGCCCCACCGCCTCGGTGAGGTCCCCGACGGAGCGGTGTGGGTCCATTGCGCCAGCGGCTACCGTGCCACCGCCGCGGCCTCGGTGCTGGCCCGCGCCGGCCGAAGCGTCGTGGTCGTGGACGACGCCTTCGACACCGCGGCCGACCAGGGCGTCCCCATGACCGCCGAACCCGCCTGA
- a CDS encoding aminotransferase class I/II-fold pyridoxal phosphate-dependent enzyme, translated as MNAFRNLVRPDEPLAADHVVGGRPVLPAAAQMDSLLTALDALEPGGSWRLERVGLLAPLHVPEGGVEVETALGEGRDCTVRSRPPGTGQWTDHARATAVRRPLGPPEYEDLASLTASCPDAVDLDRFRDWQRASGITYGPTFQVVRSLRSGTGRVLALLRTDDQAVGSHFLPPPLLDAAFQCLGWMDDGRSGLCLPWSVHALSVRRRVSGSVWALVESIGESPQMVRGRVRFHSQQGEVLLEAEGVTLRTTSADPSASAPGPAAPVRAAEPSPAAGTAPATAGRSAGGGAVTATDGISRIAWTPVRPTPEPPPEGTAPVVLGPGTQDGDVPAEALETADELVYVAPSGVAGPDGARDLVLDLLRTASVLARRRPAPPLTVVTDGAHGSPGADPDPAQAALWGFVRSLRREQPRARLRLVDTGGSGMSAREARFAEPELWLRDGVWHRPEVEPLSGPVGGPRAVRGRRFLVTGGMGGIGLHVAEHLAERGCAHLTLVGRTVPAEGERAERLRRLSERCEVVTLAGDVSDPALLDGAERFHGVLHCAGVLRDGLVRSLDPGEAAEVLHPKVGGVHALIEGLSAGPPEFVALFSSVAAVHGNLGQSAYAAANAYMEGFAAARRSEHLPWYGLSWGLWEVGMGEGVADGASLRGVPVLSVDAGLALLDTVLSLPPDNYVLTPPVATQEEEMPPTPTTDDLWAPLRDILSSALHQPGVTPDDNLLELGLDSITAVEVGAALGARGIDIDTAVLFERPDIRDLLAYLAEAGSELTTAPPRPAAAPAAVNTGAPAAPAAAPPAQAGFTPPWDQYRREPEPGRPATGAAPAPRPLAADRVPAAPAEARSAPVSPTAPPRPHAAPPVRTAPTASTVPPRTLTAPARTPGRTLPGRLADRPEGTFLDRRIDALSGEDRTIVARDDYFYEPVIEAAEGPRIRFDGRWFINLASYSYLGLLGHDYIGAQAHLAVDRFGTGAHGVRLLAGTLDLHRELELTIASFLGAEDAIVYSSGYMANQATLGALLGPGDVVIGDVYNHASILDGYRMSGADVVTYAHNDLGDLERALRRTEGAGRLVVTDAVFSMDGDIADLPGILDLCERHGVPVMVDEAHSIGVLGATGRGIVEHFGLDPARVDIKMGTLSKTIPSTGGYVAGSRDLVFALKNNARGWMFSAAVTPAQVAAAKAAFEVIGAAPDMAERLRRLTDGYRDRLHSVGFDTLKSASPVVPILCSSAEQAQEMARMCQTDGLFVQPIVYPAVPRALPRLRTIVNLSHAADDLEEAAAILEKAGRRLGLIG; from the coding sequence ATGAACGCCTTCCGCAACCTCGTGCGGCCGGACGAGCCGCTGGCCGCCGACCACGTGGTCGGCGGCCGGCCGGTCCTGCCCGCCGCCGCGCAGATGGACTCCCTGCTCACCGCGCTGGACGCTCTGGAGCCCGGCGGCTCCTGGCGGTTGGAGCGCGTCGGGCTGCTCGCTCCCCTCCACGTCCCCGAGGGCGGGGTCGAGGTGGAGACCGCCCTGGGAGAGGGCCGTGACTGCACGGTCCGCTCCCGCCCCCCGGGCACCGGACAGTGGACGGACCACGCCCGGGCGACCGCCGTGCGCCGCCCCCTGGGGCCGCCAGAGTACGAGGATCTGGCCTCCCTCACCGCGAGCTGCCCCGACGCGGTGGACCTCGACCGCTTCCGCGACTGGCAGCGGGCCAGCGGCATCACCTACGGGCCCACCTTCCAGGTCGTGCGCTCCCTGCGGTCGGGAACCGGGCGAGTGCTCGCCCTGCTGCGCACCGACGACCAGGCCGTGGGCTCCCACTTCCTCCCGCCTCCCCTGCTCGACGCCGCGTTCCAGTGCCTGGGCTGGATGGACGACGGGCGGAGCGGACTCTGCCTGCCCTGGTCGGTCCACGCGCTCTCCGTGCGCCGACGCGTCTCCGGAAGCGTGTGGGCGCTGGTCGAGAGCATCGGCGAGAGCCCCCAGATGGTGCGCGGCCGCGTCCGGTTCCACTCACAGCAGGGCGAGGTGCTGTTGGAGGCGGAGGGCGTCACCCTGCGTACGACCTCGGCGGACCCGTCCGCGTCCGCCCCCGGGCCCGCCGCACCGGTCCGCGCGGCCGAGCCCTCCCCGGCTGCGGGAACCGCGCCCGCGACCGCCGGGCGCTCCGCCGGCGGAGGGGCCGTCACGGCGACGGACGGGATCTCCCGTATCGCCTGGACTCCGGTCCGGCCCACACCGGAGCCTCCGCCGGAGGGGACGGCCCCGGTGGTCCTGGGCCCCGGGACCCAGGACGGGGACGTGCCCGCCGAGGCGCTGGAGACCGCGGACGAGCTGGTGTACGTCGCACCCTCCGGCGTAGCGGGTCCCGACGGTGCCCGCGACCTCGTACTGGACCTCCTCAGGACCGCGTCGGTGCTGGCGCGGCGCCGCCCCGCCCCGCCCCTGACGGTGGTCACCGACGGAGCCCACGGGAGCCCCGGGGCGGACCCCGATCCCGCGCAGGCCGCGCTGTGGGGGTTCGTGCGGAGTCTGCGCCGCGAGCAGCCCCGTGCGCGGCTGCGGCTGGTGGACACGGGCGGTTCCGGGATGTCCGCGCGGGAGGCGCGCTTCGCCGAACCGGAGCTGTGGCTGCGCGACGGCGTGTGGCACCGCCCCGAGGTGGAACCTCTCTCGGGCCCGGTCGGCGGACCGCGCGCGGTCCGGGGGCGCCGGTTCCTGGTGACGGGGGGCATGGGCGGTATCGGCCTGCATGTGGCCGAACACCTGGCGGAGCGGGGATGCGCCCACCTCACCCTCGTCGGGCGGACCGTTCCGGCGGAGGGCGAGCGGGCGGAGCGGCTGCGACGGCTGTCCGAACGCTGTGAGGTGGTCACCCTCGCCGGTGACGTGTCCGATCCGGCGCTGCTGGACGGCGCCGAGCGCTTCCACGGCGTCCTGCACTGCGCGGGCGTGCTGCGCGACGGCCTGGTCCGCTCGCTGGATCCGGGGGAGGCCGCCGAGGTCCTCCACCCCAAGGTCGGCGGCGTGCACGCGCTCATCGAGGGGCTCAGCGCGGGGCCACCGGAGTTCGTCGCCCTGTTCTCCTCCGTGGCGGCCGTCCACGGGAACCTCGGGCAGAGCGCCTACGCGGCCGCCAACGCCTACATGGAGGGTTTCGCCGCCGCCCGCAGGAGCGAGCACCTGCCCTGGTACGGCCTGTCCTGGGGCCTGTGGGAGGTGGGCATGGGCGAGGGCGTGGCCGACGGAGCCTCGCTGCGCGGGGTGCCCGTCCTCTCCGTGGACGCCGGACTGGCCCTACTCGACACCGTTCTGTCCCTGCCACCCGACAACTACGTCCTGACCCCGCCGGTCGCGACCCAGGAGGAAGAAATGCCCCCCACGCCGACCACCGACGACCTGTGGGCGCCGCTGCGCGACATCCTGTCCAGCGCCCTGCACCAGCCGGGGGTCACCCCGGACGACAACCTGCTGGAACTGGGCCTGGACTCCATCACGGCGGTGGAGGTCGGCGCGGCTCTCGGCGCCCGCGGGATCGACATCGACACGGCCGTCCTCTTCGAGCGGCCCGATATCCGCGACCTGCTCGCCTACCTGGCGGAGGCCGGGAGCGAGCTCACGACCGCTCCGCCGCGCCCGGCCGCCGCCCCCGCGGCGGTGAACACCGGGGCCCCCGCCGCACCGGCCGCGGCGCCGCCCGCGCAGGCGGGCTTCACCCCGCCCTGGGACCAGTACCGCCGTGAACCGGAACCGGGCCGGCCCGCCACCGGCGCGGCCCCCGCACCCCGCCCCCTGGCCGCCGACCGGGTTCCCGCGGCGCCCGCCGAGGCGCGGAGCGCCCCGGTCTCCCCGACGGCGCCGCCCCGGCCCCATGCGGCCCCACCAGTGCGGACGGCCCCGACCGCATCGACGGTCCCGCCGCGGACGCTCACGGCGCCGGCGCGGACCCCGGGGCGCACCCTGCCCGGACGCCTGGCCGACCGCCCGGAGGGGACCTTCCTCGACCGGCGGATCGACGCCCTGTCCGGCGAGGACCGCACGATCGTCGCCCGTGACGACTACTTCTACGAGCCCGTCATCGAGGCGGCCGAGGGACCGCGCATCCGCTTCGACGGGCGGTGGTTCATCAACCTGGCCTCGTACAGTTACCTGGGACTGCTCGGCCACGACTACATCGGCGCGCAGGCCCACCTCGCCGTGGACCGCTTCGGTACCGGCGCCCACGGCGTCCGGCTGCTGGCGGGCACCCTCGACCTCCACCGAGAGCTGGAGCTGACGATCGCGAGCTTCCTCGGCGCCGAGGACGCCATCGTCTACTCCAGCGGTTACATGGCCAACCAGGCGACCCTGGGCGCGCTGCTCGGCCCGGGCGACGTGGTCATCGGCGACGTGTACAACCACGCGAGCATCCTGGACGGCTACCGCATGTCCGGCGCGGACGTGGTGACCTACGCCCACAACGACCTGGGCGACCTCGAACGGGCCCTGCGCCGGACCGAGGGCGCGGGCCGTCTCGTGGTCACCGACGCCGTCTTCAGCATGGACGGTGACATCGCCGACCTGCCCGGCATCCTCGACCTGTGCGAGCGGCACGGCGTGCCGGTGATGGTGGACGAGGCGCACAGCATCGGGGTCCTCGGGGCCACCGGCCGGGGCATCGTCGAGCACTTCGGACTCGACCCCGCGCGCGTCGACATCAAGATGGGCACCCTCTCCAAGACCATCCCCAGCACCGGCGGCTACGTGGCCGGCTCCCGCGACCTGGTCTTCGCGCTCAAGAACAACGCGCGCGGCTGGATGTTCTCCGCCGCCGTCACTCCCGCGCAGGTCGCGGCCGCCAAGGCCGCCTTCGAGGTGATCGGCGCGGCCCCCGACATGGCCGAACGCCTGCGGCGTCTCACCGACGGGTACCGCGACCGCCTGCACTCCGTCGGCTTCGACACTCTCAAGAGCGCCTCGCCCGTCGTGCCGATCCTGTGCTCGTCCGCGGAGCAGGCCCAGGAGATGGCCCGGATGTGCCAGACCGACGGCCTGTTCGTGCAGCCGATCGTCTACCCGGCGGTTCCGCGCGCGCTGCCGCGGCTGCGCACGATCGTCAACCTCAGCCACGCGGCCGACGACCTGGAGGAGGCGGCCGCGATCCTGGAGAAGGCCGGACGTCGCCTCGGCCTCATCGGCTGA
- a CDS encoding thioesterase II family protein: MALPHAGGWPAAFATWRPLIPDDVELLVAQLPGHGARLSEEPLRRVEPMVAGLVEELSGHGDLPTVIVGHSFGSVLGYALARALEALGRPPRLLVVSARQPPCFPDTAPFAHRRTDAELLEHLVMIGGVSTRLAEREELVGPILAAVRADLEAMETYTRPETETAVPVLAVGAADDPVVVTRRIPLWSLETTGGFRWEMYEGGHFSFYEPEVTARVLDRVLEVIPRPVGAGPPTGGPERTLPGRRHASVS, encoded by the coding sequence GTGGCGTTGCCCCACGCGGGGGGATGGCCGGCCGCCTTCGCCACCTGGCGCCCCCTGATACCCGACGACGTGGAGCTGCTCGTCGCGCAGCTGCCCGGCCACGGCGCCCGGCTGTCCGAGGAGCCGCTCCGCCGGGTGGAACCGATGGTCGCGGGGCTCGTGGAGGAGCTGTCCGGGCACGGCGACCTCCCCACCGTGATCGTCGGCCACAGCTTCGGCAGCGTCCTGGGATACGCGCTGGCGCGGGCGCTGGAGGCGCTCGGACGTCCGCCGCGGCTGCTCGTGGTCTCGGCCAGGCAGCCACCCTGCTTCCCCGACACGGCACCGTTCGCGCACCGCCGCACGGACGCCGAACTCCTGGAGCACCTGGTGATGATCGGGGGCGTGTCCACGCGCCTGGCCGAGCGCGAGGAACTGGTCGGTCCGATCCTGGCGGCGGTGCGGGCCGACCTGGAGGCGATGGAGACGTACACGCGCCCCGAGACCGAGACCGCGGTGCCCGTCCTCGCCGTCGGGGCGGCCGACGATCCGGTCGTGGTGACCCGGCGCATTCCCCTGTGGAGCCTGGAGACGACCGGTGGCTTCCGCTGGGAGATGTACGAGGGGGGCCATTTCTCCTTCTACGAACCGGAGGTCACGGCCAGGGTGCTCGACCGTGTTCTGGAGGTCATCCCGCGTCCGGTGGGTGCGGGTCCGCCGACCGGCGGACCGGAGCGGACGCTTCCGGGAAGGCGCCACGCGTCCGTGTCCTGA
- a CDS encoding MBL fold metallo-hydrolase, whose product MKLTKNTHSCVRLDRDGRALVLDPGLFGSGDELAGAEAILITHEHPDHFDEARVREALEADPATRVWTTRAVADRLSSAFPGRVHVVGHGDAFTAAGFSVRVHGEYHAVIHPDVPRIANVGFLVEDSLFHPGDALTVPDSPVETLLLPLAAPWSKTQEVVDYVREVAPTRTIDVHDALLSPVGTTVFDRMVGSLTPSENSRLEIGDSTDV is encoded by the coding sequence ATGAAGCTCACGAAGAACACCCATTCCTGCGTTCGCCTGGACAGGGACGGCCGCGCCCTGGTCCTGGACCCCGGCCTGTTCGGCTCCGGGGACGAACTCGCGGGCGCCGAGGCCATCCTCATCACCCATGAGCACCCGGACCACTTCGACGAGGCCCGGGTGCGCGAGGCGCTCGAAGCCGACCCGGCCACCCGGGTGTGGACGACCCGTGCCGTCGCCGACCGGCTCTCGTCCGCCTTCCCCGGACGTGTGCACGTCGTGGGCCACGGGGACGCCTTCACCGCGGCCGGCTTCAGCGTGCGGGTCCACGGCGAGTACCACGCCGTCATCCACCCCGACGTGCCCCGGATCGCCAATGTGGGCTTCCTGGTCGAGGACTCCCTCTTCCATCCCGGAGACGCCCTGACCGTGCCCGACAGCCCGGTGGAGACGCTGCTGCTCCCGCTGGCGGCGCCGTGGAGCAAGACCCAGGAGGTCGTGGACTACGTGCGCGAGGTCGCCCCGACGCGCACGATCGACGTCCACGACGCTCTGCTGAGCCCGGTCGGCACCACCGTCTTCGACAGGATGGTGGGGTCGCTGACCCCGTCGGAGAACAGCCGGCTGGAGATCGGGGACTCGACCGACGTCTGA
- a CDS encoding metal-sensitive transcriptional regulator has product MDVSPESVGDALTRLRRAQGQLAGVISMIEEGEDCAAALTQLAAVSRALDRAGFKIVASGMRHCQAARERGEDPPMTERDLERLFLSLA; this is encoded by the coding sequence ATGGACGTGTCCCCGGAGTCGGTGGGCGATGCGCTCACCCGGCTGCGCCGTGCGCAGGGTCAGCTGGCCGGTGTGATCTCGATGATCGAGGAGGGTGAGGACTGCGCGGCGGCACTCACCCAGCTCGCGGCGGTCTCCCGTGCGCTGGACCGGGCGGGCTTCAAGATCGTGGCCAGCGGGATGAGGCACTGCCAGGCCGCGCGCGAACGGGGAGAGGACCCGCCCATGACCGAACGGGACTTGGAGAGGCTCTTCCTTTCCCTGGCCTGA